A window of the Juglans microcarpa x Juglans regia isolate MS1-56 chromosome 5D, Jm3101_v1.0, whole genome shotgun sequence genome harbors these coding sequences:
- the LOC121263972 gene encoding uncharacterized protein LOC121263972, translating to MEAPAWKFPRVGNGRTDSSKIGSKGGSDHYPDDEEDGELNRAGNVVPGSDAGGDANRLRGWNHSRIIRVPRASGGKDRHSKVWTSKGLRDRRVRLSVTTAIQFYDLQDRLGYDQPSKVVEWLIKAAADAIAELPSLNSSFPDTPKQLSDEKRASGGTEQGFDSAEVEVDGDLNFQQNQSQHLSLSKSACSSTSETSKGSGSSLSRSETRVKAREWARERAAKEKEKENDSGIAQNVNHISHNTSFTELPTGGISSVNNNATIPIEWTHQNPGGDPNVLHKAARQWSCTIPMDYSESGILGPSSGVQHSSGFSGHIPLGNSIPQAMTTSAVNANTWDRMKCFKASSPGSGFCPSSTNKLLPGECLVSNRAVKGLCHGEDRKWFTRGCPRNMGWLTLVGLITFCTMFFSSGTGIVPRILNPEIYPLRYRGICGGIAASANWISNLIVPQSFLTLTHAFGSSWTFLIFLAISVVALLFSLINVPETKGLPI from the exons ATGGAGGCACCAGCTTGGAAGTTCCCAAGAGTTGGAAACGGCAGAACTGACTCTAGCAAGATAGGCTCAAAAGGGGGTTCTGATCACTATccagatgatgaagaagatggagaacTCAACAGGGCTGGCAATGTTGTCCCAGGAAGCGATGCCGGTGGGGATGCTAATCGACTTCGAGGATGGAACCATTCGCGCATCATTAGGGTTCCGCGTGCCTCGGGTGGTAAAGATCGGCACAGCAAGGTCTGGACGTCCAAGGGCTTGAGAGACCGGAGGGTTAGGCTATCGGTTACTACGGCGATTCAGTTCTATGATCTTCAAGATCGACTGGGTTACGATCAGCCTAGCAAAGTTGTGGAGTGGCTAATCAAGGCTGCGGCTGATGCTATTGCAGAGCTTCCTTCACTAAATAGTTCTTTTCCTGATACCCCGAAGCAGCTGAGCGATGAGAAGCGGGCTAGTGGAGGTACGGAACAAGGGTTTGATTCAGCTGAGGTTGAGGTAGATGGGGACCTAAATTTCCAGCAAAATCAAAGCCAGCACCTTTCTTTGTCCAAGTCCGCTTGTAGCAGCACCTCAGAGACGAGCAAGGGCTCAGGTTCGTCGCTCTCGCGGTCAGAAACCCGGGTCAAGGCGCGCGAGTGGGCCCGGGAAAGAGCAgctaaagagaaagagaaggaaaatgacTCCGGTATTGCTCAAAATGTGAACCACATTTCACACAATACTTCGTTTACTGAGCTTCCCACCGGTGGAATTAGCAGTGTTAACAACAATGCTACAATTCCCATTGAATGGACGCATCAAAACCCCGGTGGTGATCCTAATGTATTGCATAAGGCGGCGAGGCAGTGGAGTTGTACAATCCCAATGGACTACTCCGAGTCCGGGATTTTGGGGCCTTCGTCCGGAGTCCAGCACTCGTCGGGATTTTCTGGACATATCCCTTTAGGCAATTCCATTCCACAAGCAATGACAACATCGGCTGTAAATGCGAATACTTGGGACCGTATGAAGTGTTTCAAGGCTTCATCTCCAGGAAGTGGGTTCTGTCCCTCAAGTACTAATAAG CTATTGCCTGGAGAGTGTTTGGTCTCAAATCGCGCAGTCAAGGGTTTATGCCATGGAGAAGACAGGAAATGGTTCACCAGGGGATGTCCAAGAAACATGGGATGGCTCACACTTGTTGGCTTGATCACATTTTGCACCATGTTTTTCTCTTCTGGAACGGGAATCGTCCCCAGGATTTTGAACCCTGAGATATATCCTCTAAGGTATCGAGGCATCTGTGGAGGAATTGCTGCCTCTGCAAACTGGATCTCAAACCTCATTGTTCCACAGTCCTTCCTGACTTTAACGCATGCCTTCGGATCTTCCTGGACATTCCTCATATTTTTGGCCATTTCTGTTGTAGCCCTGTTATTTTCCTTGATCAACGTCCCAGAAACAAAGGGGCTTCCAATTTGA